From Limisphaera ngatamarikiensis, one genomic window encodes:
- a CDS encoding nucleotide excision repair endonuclease, producing the protein MYWLAGRSRRGTPGAVLYVGRATNLRRRLAAYRNLSPENAPPSLARLLSRVVEIRWQVTPDVHAAGLLEAELLQRYRPPGNRLGTHPESRWFAGMWVAADRLTLTRSAEPLATGEWFGPFTRRHAFAALLRCLRRTFHPHPFDWPLGWWAPPGPTRAEFVLPPANPDPVPQAPWQDLLRSFWLGESAALLDRLAEPLKAATNLPHWEVILWQQDLTVLTNFYRYVTTRLGQIRHRFHICAPHISAAQLEQLLALQRTSTEARRRLART; encoded by the coding sequence GTGTATTGGCTGGCAGGTCGGTCGCGGCGGGGAACCCCCGGTGCCGTGCTGTACGTGGGTCGGGCCACCAACCTGCGCCGACGGCTCGCGGCTTACCGAAACCTCTCCCCTGAGAACGCGCCACCTTCTCTGGCCCGCCTCCTGTCACGCGTCGTGGAGATCCGCTGGCAGGTCACGCCTGACGTCCACGCCGCAGGGTTGCTCGAAGCCGAGCTGTTGCAGCGGTACCGTCCGCCCGGTAACCGGCTCGGTACCCACCCGGAAAGTCGCTGGTTCGCGGGCATGTGGGTCGCCGCCGATCGCCTCACCCTCACCCGAAGCGCTGAACCTCTGGCCACCGGCGAGTGGTTCGGACCCTTCACCCGCCGCCACGCCTTCGCCGCCCTTCTCCGGTGCCTCCGGCGCACGTTCCATCCCCACCCCTTCGACTGGCCCCTCGGATGGTGGGCCCCACCGGGCCCAACCCGCGCCGAGTTCGTCCTCCCGCCGGCGAATCCCGATCCGGTCCCTCAAGCCCCATGGCAGGACCTGCTCCGGTCGTTCTGGCTGGGGGAATCGGCGGCCCTCCTCGATCGCTTGGCTGAGCCGTTGAAAGCCGCCACCAACCTGCCCCACTGGGAGGTGATCCTGTGGCAGCAGGACCTGACCGTTCTGACGAACTTCTATCGCTACGTCACCACGCGCTTGGGCCAGATCAGGCACCGATTCCACATTTGCGCCCCCCACATCTCCGCCGCCCAGCTTGAACAACTCCTCGCGTTGCAGCGCACCTCCACGGAAGCCCGACGCCGCCTCGCCCGAACCTGA
- a CDS encoding tetratricopeptide repeat protein, with the protein MKPRRSKDRSARGAGAGAGGVAGASRGRVWWGRLALATGVPVVLLVALEGAARFAGYGWPTSYFVRGQTGDRPCWVENDRFGWQFFPRQLARNPPPTVMDLERPADGCRVYVLGESAAMGDPCPAFSMGRYLEVLLQARYPNRRVEVVTVAMTAINSHALLSMARDCARRGGDVWVLYLGNNEMVGPFGALDVLGPAAPPWPLVRARLALQRTALGQAAKEGLERWDGRSAPPGGWAGMEMFAGRELPPGDERRLRAYKNFERNLRDMIELGLRHGVDVLVSPAAVNLRDCPPFASVSGELAAGATPEALALWLKRGEQMEQSGDWEGALEAYEAAVAIAPRHAESHFRLGRLCLRLGRTERARLALERACDLDALPFRADSQIRSVCRAVAERFPGEKVRFLDAQAVLAARAADGVPGLESFYEHVHLKPSGNYALARAMAEVVESWLRRRGWESSGADWLSEVDCGTRLGLTDWAQFEVLDNVRRRLRQPPFTGTEQVRLLVREADREWQEVRQRLTAERAARAREILGRAVSQRPRDFRLHELRAQFLEATGDLAGAREAWSEVAQLIPHHHLGWFQEGRLLARLGRWQEAEVALRRAVRIRPELSEGWLELGQVLLQLGRPGEALVCFEEVRRLLPQDWRGAYQKGRALARMDRLTEAVEAFRLALRLNPEAVEPRYQLGEALAFLGRTQEARDLFQQVLEREPGHLLARINLGVALVRLGEWEAAAVQLRLAQQQAPGNPVVSNYLAQVESHLQAPR; encoded by the coding sequence GTGAAACCCCGGAGGTCCAAGGACCGGTCGGCGCGCGGAGCCGGGGCCGGTGCGGGCGGCGTCGCGGGTGCGAGTCGGGGGCGCGTTTGGTGGGGGCGGTTGGCGCTGGCGACGGGTGTGCCGGTTGTTTTGTTGGTGGCGCTGGAGGGGGCGGCGCGATTTGCGGGTTATGGCTGGCCGACGAGCTATTTTGTGCGCGGGCAAACGGGGGATCGGCCCTGTTGGGTAGAGAACGATCGGTTTGGCTGGCAGTTCTTTCCGAGGCAGCTGGCGCGGAATCCACCTCCGACGGTGATGGACCTGGAACGGCCTGCGGACGGTTGCCGGGTTTACGTACTGGGTGAATCGGCTGCGATGGGGGATCCGTGTCCGGCCTTCAGCATGGGCCGGTATTTGGAGGTGCTGCTGCAGGCGCGGTATCCGAATCGCCGGGTGGAGGTTGTGACGGTGGCGATGACGGCGATCAATTCGCATGCGCTGCTGTCGATGGCCCGGGACTGTGCGCGCCGGGGCGGGGACGTGTGGGTGTTGTACCTGGGGAACAACGAGATGGTGGGGCCTTTTGGGGCATTGGATGTGTTGGGGCCGGCGGCACCGCCGTGGCCCTTGGTGCGTGCGCGGCTGGCCTTGCAGCGGACGGCGTTGGGCCAGGCTGCAAAAGAGGGGCTGGAGCGGTGGGATGGAAGGTCGGCACCTCCGGGCGGTTGGGCGGGTATGGAGATGTTTGCCGGCCGGGAACTGCCGCCCGGGGACGAGCGACGGCTGCGGGCCTATAAGAACTTCGAGCGGAACCTGCGGGACATGATCGAGTTGGGATTGCGCCATGGCGTGGACGTGCTGGTGAGTCCGGCTGCGGTGAATCTGCGGGACTGTCCGCCGTTTGCCTCCGTGTCGGGGGAGTTGGCTGCGGGTGCCACGCCGGAGGCGCTGGCGTTGTGGCTCAAACGGGGTGAGCAAATGGAGCAGTCCGGTGATTGGGAAGGGGCGCTTGAGGCCTATGAAGCGGCGGTGGCGATTGCTCCCCGGCATGCCGAGAGCCACTTTCGGTTGGGCCGGCTTTGTTTGAGGTTGGGGCGGACGGAGCGGGCGCGACTTGCCCTGGAACGGGCATGTGACCTGGACGCGTTGCCGTTTCGGGCGGATTCACAGATCCGGTCGGTGTGCCGGGCGGTGGCCGAAAGGTTTCCCGGTGAGAAGGTGCGGTTTTTGGACGCGCAGGCCGTGCTGGCGGCGCGTGCGGCCGACGGCGTTCCCGGGCTGGAAAGCTTTTACGAGCACGTGCATTTAAAGCCGTCGGGCAACTACGCGCTGGCCCGGGCGATGGCGGAGGTGGTGGAAAGCTGGTTGCGCCGGCGCGGTTGGGAATCGTCGGGGGCCGATTGGTTGTCGGAAGTGGACTGCGGGACGCGTCTGGGTCTGACGGACTGGGCGCAGTTTGAGGTTTTGGACAACGTACGTCGGCGCCTCAGGCAACCACCGTTCACCGGGACCGAACAGGTGAGGTTGTTGGTTCGGGAGGCGGATCGGGAATGGCAGGAGGTGCGGCAACGGCTCACGGCGGAGCGTGCAGCGCGGGCGCGGGAGATTCTGGGACGGGCGGTGAGCCAGCGTCCCCGGGATTTCCGACTGCATGAATTGCGTGCGCAGTTTTTGGAAGCAACCGGGGATCTTGCGGGCGCGCGGGAGGCGTGGTCCGAGGTTGCGCAACTGATCCCGCACCATCACCTCGGTTGGTTTCAAGAGGGACGGTTGCTGGCGCGGCTGGGTCGGTGGCAGGAGGCCGAGGTCGCGTTGCGGCGCGCGGTCCGGATCCGGCCCGAGCTGAGTGAGGGCTGGTTGGAATTGGGGCAGGTGCTGCTGCAGCTGGGTCGGCCAGGGGAAGCACTGGTATGTTTCGAAGAGGTCCGCAGGTTGTTGCCCCAGGACTGGCGCGGGGCTTATCAGAAAGGCCGCGCGCTGGCCCGGATGGATCGCCTGACGGAGGCTGTGGAGGCATTTCGGCTTGCCCTGCGATTGAATCCGGAGGCGGTCGAGCCCCGGTATCAATTGGGCGAGGCCCTTGCGTTTTTGGGGCGGACGCAGGAGGCGCGGGACCTGTTTCAGCAGGTCCTGGAACGTGAGCCGGGGCATCTGTTGGCGCGGATCAACCTGGGGGTGGCGCTGGTGCGTCTGGGGGAATGGGAGGCAGCGGCCGTGCAACTGAGATTGGCGCAACAGCAGGCGCCCGGAAATCCCGTGGTGAGCAATTACCTCGCTCAGGTGGAATCGCATTTGCAGGCGCCCCGATAA
- a CDS encoding Gfo/Idh/MocA family protein, which translates to MNRKLRVGVIGTGALGRHHARIYAELAAAGEIEFVGVHDIAPAVAAEVARQYGVRAFDSLADLVAGCDALSIVTPTVTHFDIARTCLEQGRHVLVEKPMTERSDQAAALVQLARERGCILQVGHVERFNPVFQYLRQAAPRPRFIEVHRLSPYPARSTDVGVVLDLMIHDLDVVLAFVAAPVVSVEAVGVAVLSPSEDIANARLRFANGCVANLTASRVSPERMRKIRVFSAGPDPCYISLDYRAQSGFIYRLAPDDQPTSPTWTRLLAMAGREATVVTSFAGRKIVREPVPLHPDEPLKLELRHFVHCARARQTPIVDGETARAALDLALEITRQIHELAKSSTP; encoded by the coding sequence ATGAACCGCAAACTGCGCGTCGGGGTCATCGGAACCGGTGCCCTGGGCCGACACCACGCCCGCATCTACGCCGAACTGGCAGCCGCGGGCGAAATCGAGTTCGTCGGCGTCCACGACATCGCGCCGGCCGTGGCCGCGGAGGTGGCCCGCCAATACGGCGTCCGCGCCTTTGATTCGCTCGCCGATCTGGTCGCCGGATGCGATGCCCTCAGCATCGTCACCCCCACCGTCACCCACTTCGACATCGCACGCACCTGCCTGGAACAGGGCCGCCACGTGCTGGTGGAAAAACCCATGACCGAACGATCCGATCAGGCGGCTGCACTCGTCCAACTGGCCCGCGAACGCGGCTGCATCCTGCAGGTCGGCCATGTCGAGCGCTTCAACCCGGTCTTCCAATACCTTCGCCAGGCCGCACCCCGGCCGCGCTTCATCGAGGTTCACCGGCTCTCACCCTACCCGGCCCGATCCACCGACGTCGGCGTCGTCCTCGACCTCATGATCCATGACCTCGATGTGGTCCTGGCCTTCGTTGCCGCACCCGTGGTCAGCGTGGAAGCCGTTGGCGTCGCCGTCCTGAGCCCGTCGGAGGACATCGCCAATGCCCGGCTCCGTTTCGCCAACGGATGCGTCGCCAACCTGACCGCCAGCCGGGTCAGCCCCGAACGCATGCGCAAAATCCGCGTCTTCAGCGCCGGACCCGACCCCTGCTACATCTCCCTCGATTACCGCGCCCAGAGCGGTTTCATCTACCGGTTGGCCCCCGACGACCAACCCACCAGCCCCACTTGGACCCGCCTGCTGGCCATGGCCGGACGCGAGGCCACCGTCGTCACTTCCTTCGCCGGCCGCAAAATCGTCCGCGAACCCGTACCCCTCCACCCCGACGAACCCCTGAAACTGGAATTGCGCCACTTCGTCCACTGCGCCCGGGCCCGCCAGACACCCATCGTGGACGGCGAAACCGCCCGCGCAGCCCTCGACCTGGCCCTCGAAATCACACGCCAGATCCACGAGCTTGCCAAA